A segment of the Corallococcus silvisoli genome:
GCTCGTCACCAAGTTCGTCAACGACCTGATGCGCAAGGGGAAGAAGTCCATCGCGGAGGGCGTTTGCTACGGCGCCTTCGCCCTCATGGAGGAGCGCGCGAAGGAAGACCCCCTCAAGACGTTCAAGAAGGCCCTGGACAACGTCAAGCCCGTGCTCGAGGTGAAGAGCCGCCGAGTCGGTGGCGCCACCTACCAGGTGCCCGTGGAGGTCCGTCAGGATCGCCGCGTCGCGCTGGGCATGCGCTGGATCATCTCCTACGCCAAGGCGCGCGGTGAGAAGACCATGCAGGAGAAGCTGGCCGGCGAGATCATGGACGCCGCCAACAACCGCGGCAACGCGGTGAAGAAGCGTGAAGACACGCACAAGATGGCGGAGGCGAACAAGGCCTTCGCGCACTACCGCTGGTAGGTCCCGTCAGGGGCTTCGCGGTCGCCGCCCGGATGCGCTGCTTGGCGTCCGGGCGGTTTTGTTTGTCAGGCTGGCAGGATCTTTGAGATGTCCGGTGGGTGGGTGACGCGGGCCGCTTCGGTCCATCCCGCCCTTCCAGGAAGGAACTGAATCATGGCCCGTGAGTTCCCCCTCGAGCGCTATCGCAACATCGGCATCATGGCGCACATCGATGCCGGCAAGACGACCACCACCGAGCGGATCCTGTTCTACACAGGCGCCATCCACAAGATGGGCGAGGTGCACGAAGGCACCACCACCACGGACTGGATGGTGCAGGAGCGCGAGCGCGGCATCACCATCACGTCCGCCGCCATCAGCGCCTTCTGGGAGCGGTCGGGTCAGCGCTACCGCGTGAACATCATCGACACGCCGGGGCACGTGGACTTCACCATCGAGGTGGAGCGCTCGCTGCGCGTGCTCGACGGCGCCATCGCCGTGTTCGACGCGGTGAACGGCGTGGAGCCGCAGTCGGAGACGGTGTGGCGCCAGGCGGACCGCTACAAGGTCCCGCGCATCTGCTTCATCAACAAGATGGACCGGGTGGGTGCGGACTTCGAGATGTCCGTCGGCACCATCCGCGAGAAGCTGGGCGCGCGCCCCGTGCGCATGCAGCTGCCGCTGGGCAGCGAGGACAAGCTCAAGGGCGTCATCGACCTGGTCCGGATGAAGGCGCTCGTGTTCCAGGAGCAGGAGCAGGGCAGCCGCTTCGACGTCGTGGACATCCCGGAGGACTACCGCGCGGCCGCGGACACCGCGCGCGGGGAGCTGCTGGAGGCCGCGGCGGAGCAGGACGACGCGCTGACGGAGAAGTTCCTCGAGGGCCACGAGCTGACCGAGGACGAGGTGCGCGGCGCCATCCGCAAGGGCTGCGTGGGGCTGAAGCTGTTCCCCGTGTTCTGCGGCTCGGCGTTCCGGCACAAGGGCGTGCAGCCGCTGCTGGACGCGGTGGTGGACTACCTGCCCAGCCCGCTGGACATCCCGCCGGTGCACGGCAAGACGCCAAAGGGCGAGGACGCCATCCGCGAGACGCGCGACGACGCGCCCTTCAGCGCGCTGGCGTTCAAGATCATGAACGACCCGTCCTTCTCCTCGCAGACGCTGACGTTCCTGCGCGTCTACTCGGGGAAGCTGGAGGCGGGCACGGCGGTGTGGAACTCCGTGAAGGGCAAGCGCGAGCGCGTCAGCCGGCTCGTGCAGATGCGCGCGGACAAGAAGGACGAGCTCACCGAGTGCTACGCCGGTGACATCTGCGCGGTGGTGGGCCTGAAGCTCGCGAGCACGGGCGACACGCTCTGCGACGACAAGCAGCAGATCATCCTGGAGCGGATGGAGTTCCCCGAGCCGGTCATCGACATCGCCAT
Coding sequences within it:
- the rpsG gene encoding 30S ribosomal protein S7; protein product: MPRRRVVAKRKILPDPKFQDRLVTKFVNDLMRKGKKSIAEGVCYGAFALMEERAKEDPLKTFKKALDNVKPVLEVKSRRVGGATYQVPVEVRQDRRVALGMRWIISYAKARGEKTMQEKLAGEIMDAANNRGNAVKKREDTHKMAEANKAFAHYRW
- the fusA gene encoding elongation factor G, whose product is MAREFPLERYRNIGIMAHIDAGKTTTTERILFYTGAIHKMGEVHEGTTTTDWMVQERERGITITSAAISAFWERSGQRYRVNIIDTPGHVDFTIEVERSLRVLDGAIAVFDAVNGVEPQSETVWRQADRYKVPRICFINKMDRVGADFEMSVGTIREKLGARPVRMQLPLGSEDKLKGVIDLVRMKALVFQEQEQGSRFDVVDIPEDYRAAADTARGELLEAAAEQDDALTEKFLEGHELTEDEVRGAIRKGCVGLKLFPVFCGSAFRHKGVQPLLDAVVDYLPSPLDIPPVHGKTPKGEDAIRETRDDAPFSALAFKIMNDPSFSSQTLTFLRVYSGKLEAGTAVWNSVKGKRERVSRLVQMRADKKDELTECYAGDICAVVGLKLASTGDTLCDDKQQIILERMEFPEPVIDIAIEPKSTADQDKIIQALQRLAMEDPSFRVRTNEETGQTLIAGMGELHLEIIVDRLLREFKVDANIGKPQVAYRETVTATKTAEGKYIRQAGGKGQYGHINLRVSPNEPGKGFEFVNSITGGAVSKEFVDAARDGAKEAMQNGPVAGYPMVDVKVEAYDGSMHDVDSSEMAFKIAGSMAFKDAVRAATPVLLEPIMATEVVTPEMAMGDVIGDLNGRRGKILGMTPRPGGVQAIQAEVPLAAMFGYSTDLRSKSQGRATYTMQFKHYAPAPKSALNPSY